The Noviherbaspirillum saxi genome includes a window with the following:
- a CDS encoding ABC transporter permease — MTGFQTLFYKEVLRFWKVATQTITAPILTAMLYLLIFGHVLEEHVQVYPNVRYTAFLVPGLVMMSVLQNSFANSSSSLIQSKITGNLVFVLLPPLSHWDLFAAYVLASVVRGLAVGAGVFLITAWFAELSFFAPWWIAIFALLGAAILGTMGLIAGIWAEKFDQLAAFQNFLIMPATFLSGVFYSIHSLPAFWQTVSHFNPFFYMIDGFRYGFFGQSDVNPFASFAIVGVFFLVLSGFAIRMLKNGYKLRH, encoded by the coding sequence TCTGGAAAGTGGCGACACAGACGATCACCGCGCCCATCTTGACCGCGATGCTTTATCTGCTGATCTTCGGTCATGTGCTGGAAGAGCATGTGCAGGTGTATCCGAATGTGCGCTACACCGCCTTTCTGGTGCCCGGCCTGGTGATGATGAGCGTGCTGCAGAATTCCTTTGCCAATAGTTCATCGTCACTGATCCAGTCCAAGATCACCGGCAACCTGGTGTTCGTGCTGCTGCCGCCCTTGTCGCACTGGGATTTGTTTGCCGCGTATGTGCTGGCTTCCGTGGTGCGCGGACTTGCGGTGGGCGCCGGAGTGTTCCTGATCACCGCCTGGTTCGCCGAGCTGAGTTTTTTCGCGCCGTGGTGGATTGCCATCTTCGCCCTGCTTGGTGCCGCGATTCTGGGCACCATGGGCTTGATCGCTGGTATCTGGGCGGAAAAATTCGATCAGCTCGCAGCGTTCCAGAATTTCCTGATCATGCCGGCCACCTTTTTGTCCGGCGTGTTTTATTCCATCCATTCGCTGCCGGCCTTCTGGCAAACGGTGTCGCACTTCAATCCGTTTTTTTATATGATTGACGGCTTCCGTTACGGCTTTTTCGGTCAGTCCGATGTGAATCCGTTTGCCAGTTTTGCCATCGTCGGCGTGTTTTTCCTCGTGTTGTCGGGATTCGCGATCCGGATGCTGAAGAATGGATACAAGC